ataaataaatagaGCCATTTGTtcgtattatatatatgttatacttttttttgaaatgtCAATACATTTTGAATTTCCgaaatgaatttttttcgtacaagaaaaaaagtatatttaACCAATGTGTTTGCATATTCTTGTGAtcatgtattttttaatttgaataattCAAAACGATTTGGAACATATGGGGCAGTGACTaggaaaaaacaaaaacagcgagaaaaatattatgaagaGAAGTATAAACATAATCCTAGTTTGATTCCAAAGTATTCAAAGGTTAAAAAAGGAAGTAGAGGTGGATGGATAAATAATCCTTTAAAGGAAGTAACAAAAAATAGTGGGAGTAATACGAtgtatgaaaaaaaaattaaagaagaGATAAACGAgcatgaaaaaaaatgcatagaTGCGCTTATAAGAATCAGAAAggaaatggaaataaatggaaatataaacaattcaTCAAATGACATGAATATTTATGGTGGCTACACAAATAGTGCATATAacaacaataaaataacatgGGCAATGgacaataaaaatgatgttTCACATAGTTACGGAAGAGaacgaaaaaataaacaagaTTTGAAGGAATTTGATAAAAGCAAACCAAACAACTTTGATATATTCTCTATATGTGATAGTTTcatagataaaaaaaaagaaataattaataaaatagaaaatcCCGAACATTTTGTTgataaacatataaaatcattgataaatgaatataataacataaaCAATTTACATGAAAACTGTAATGCAAATAATTATCCAAATATACGTGATTATATAAAGGAAACAGGTAAAGAAAAGATAGAGAGAAAaaacaacaaaaaaaaacgaaataattttataaatagtttatcagaaaaaaatttaaacgAAACTGGCAAATTATATGGTATATCTAATGGTGAAGAAAGTTATAAAACTTGTGATAATAATGTTCTTGAAGAGGAAAATGGAGTAAAGGTATATGAAGAAACGTCTGGCAATATCTTAACATACGATGAGCCCAAATATGacaatttacaaaatacaGATGATGAAAATACGACGAAAAAACTTTATATCgaagatatattaaattatatagatGAGAACGAATTCGATATTGGATATTTAGATGTATTTACAATGCTGAGTACAATCgatagaaataaaaaattaagttttttctttaaaaatatagaatcCGCATCTTTTAttctatataataattgtatTATACCTTCAAAATTTTCTGAAGGAACATTACATGAATATTTACACACTAGAAATAAATGTAGCTTATTTGATAAATCATATCAacttattattaaattatatggaaatgattgtttttatatttgtaacCAATTCATATCAAATGATTTAAAtgatatgaataaaaatgatgtttgttatacatgtatattagacaataaatcatatattCTAGATATAGGGTATGTATTAAAAGGTGATAATGAAATCGTATTAATAACATCTggattttataaaaaaggggtatatgaatttttaagtgactatattttattttgtaaagaTAGTGGTATGGATATTAATATCGAGGCAGATATGAACAAACGAGTTTTATCCATACAAGGCCCAATAAGCAATATTGTATTTAACGATGTTATGGAATATTTCGATTTACATAATCAGGAAGAAAGTAAATTATATCTCAAAAATGTTATGAATGATATTAACATTTACGCAAACGAATCtgtagaaaataatagtcAACGTTTGGGCATCAGTGATACCGATTCTGACAACATTGCTAACAATAGTGAGAATAACTGTATCCATGGTTTATACTTCAATAGAAAAGGAAATGaatca
This DNA window, taken from Plasmodium berghei ANKA genome assembly, chromosome: 13, encodes the following:
- a CDS encoding aminomethyltransferase, putative, with amino-acid sequence MNFFRTRKKVYLTNVFAYSCDHVFFNLNNSKRFGTYGAVTRKKQKQREKYYEEKYKHNPSLIPKYSKVKKGSRGGWINNPLKEVTKNSGSNTMYEKKIKEEINEHEKKCIDALIRIRKEMEINGNINNSSNDMNIYGGYTNSAYNNNKITWAMDNKNDVSHSYGRERKNKQDLKEFDKSKPNNFDIFSICDSFIDKKKEIINKIENPEHFVDKHIKSLINEYNNINNLHENCNANNYPNIRDYIKETGKEKIERKNNKKKRNNFINSLSEKNLNETGKLYGISNGEESYKTCDNNVLEEENGVKVYEETSGNILTYDEPKYDNLQNTDDENTTKKLYIEDILNYIDENEFDIGYLDVFTMLSTIDRNKKLSFFFKNIESASFILYNNCIIPSKFSEGTLHEYLHTRNKCSLFDKSYQLIIKLYGNDCFYICNQFISNDLNDMNKNDVCYTCILDNKSYILDIGYVLKGDNEIVLITSGFYKKGVYEFLSDYILFCKDSGMDINIEADMNKRVLSIQGPISNIVFNDVMEYFDLHNQEESKLYLKNVMNDINIYANESVENNSQRLGISDTDSDNIANNSENNCIHGLYFNRKGNESNFFNIPYMSFEKINIVKEIKKNNNIFNSRENSTNMITEKCENKDELNKYEILCIRIGDTGEDGYEFVVDNNISDKFVKLFLNHKNVKLAGAYALDILRMEAGFPLYGVDIFKNTTPITASLAWTLKYKKIKERSVFGYENILKEYSMKSKFLRVGIICKKLIFKTCKILSYPYKEPIGYITSCTWSPVYKMRIAQGYIKREFAKNNEKILISIPIAIPEHFSKKKKYKILRSRSSHIFVLAQVCAFPFVEHKYGI